A genomic window from Fusarium falciforme chromosome 2, complete sequence includes:
- a CDS encoding DNA replication ATP-dependent helicase/nuclease, with product MPLQKSYSDQVGRIKRSPWQRSRSNPVQTPKPRAPVSEVTKNKLNKFQYHPKSEDEESKESAPQVQETPATHLTWRDLLGPTGTEDENNTSPNDRLLWDSRPDNLYLSALSPMMSRKGRKRARSSSPVSSPAPEKTPSVNVKKLAQALKSPHADPTLELWDRYSLNSENAPGLTNPTLAQLMVSSSPRPKPNEANLRRAISCGLNWPKRRRVERSTSGSLNSEKEMEAKSSLVTALLDTVTSSINGNDQSPSPKKRRICATSTGSPRPKAPSSDYGDDDFDDFDDDTIMQLEASINATQLDHKEEPELPAQPLERKQDEPEAEKPADTPDKLDEFDDLDDDIFDDAEDLLTSVEQAQTITPVDPDPDDEFGDPFGGDFDFEAVELAATQAVNCPDRRKKTIQRYLVTNVLEGEYMEGHARPEKILLIQADNSKEMRTLHLRGSWYDTPAHPQAYVHVIGNFTPRGQCIIDDAHNLLILHPDQLISATVVADSFGCMRRAVLQDRVKATSPPTPPLIYGTMLHEIFQEALLANRWDLPFLCSVIDRITDKHVEDLYTIKVGLASAREHLQSKMNELSYWAGAFVSSQPTEDAVIEDRNGKKANMAVTKLLDVEEHVWSPMYGLKGNIDATVEVAMQDGKDFKTLAVPFEVKTGKHANSNHMAQTALYTLLLSDRYDIEIAYGILYYMETSKTMRIPAIRHELRHMIMQRNQLACYVRERSVQLPPMLKSKHMCGKCYAKTSCFIYHRLADDGDGESSGMNEKFDELVKHLTPDHKEFFVKWENLLTKEEKESQKTKRELWTMTSAEREKKSRCFGDVIIEEGSASVDTDNPKINRFHYTFVKQNHPAGFSFLESELTVGEPIVVSDEEGHFALAIGYVTAVKRRRISVAVDRRLHNARIRQPGFDENDNQTFASIMEVAHEGATQDETHGKIKEPPIRYRLDQDEFSNGMATVRNNLVQMMADDIFGSRQIRRLIVDLQAPRFKSVPTQYTISDRDSLNVDQHRAIEKVMSAQDYALVLGMPGTGKTTTIAHIIRALTSQGKSVLLTSHTHTAVDNILLKLKGDKIPILRLGAPAKVHPEVQEFAILAGQPMKTFDEIKDAWHGTPIVGTTCLGINHPIFHERTFDYCIVDEASQITLPICAGPIRMARTFVLVGDHNQLPPVVRNEEAREGGLDVSLFKLLSDTHPQSVVNLEHQYRMCEDIMTLSNTLIYNGKLRCGTEKLRKRKLDIPRMDALKQRHYDASTFHAATPRSFCAAPGRCWLYDLLESEARVRFINTDTILPQVREEAQGKRIVNSAEVRIVSQLVDSLLTVGVPESEIGVMTHYRAQLFLLKEKLKGYAGVEMHTTDRFQGRDKEVIVLSLVRSNEACNIGDLLKDWRRINVAFTRAKTKLLVIGSKTTLKGSGSENMLSRFISLMEDRNWIYDMPPDGLENHYFEDMGTQLTTHSPQKKTPRKGKENRRPSPRKARISDKALLKGKLITRDILNEMANGAYS from the exons ATGCCTCTGCAAAAGTCGTATTCTGATCAAGTCGGCCGGATTAAG CGCTCGCCATGGCAACGATCGAGAAGCAACCCTGTTCAAACACCAAAGCCACGAGCACCAGTATCCGAGGTTACCAAGAACAAGCTCAACAAGTTTCAATATCATCCGAAATCCGAAGACGAGGAAAGCAAGGAATCTGCACCCCAAGTGCAAGAAACACCTGCCACTCACCTGACCTGGAGAGATCTGCTTGGACCTACAGGTACCGAAGATGAGAACAACACTTCGCCAAACGACCGACTGCTCTGGGATAGCAGGCCGGATAATCTCTACCTTTCCGCCTTGTCTCCCATGATGTCTAGGAAGGGACGAAAACGTGCCAGAAGTTCATCTCCAGTCTCGTCGCCCGCCCCTGAAAAGACCCCTTCCGTCAACGTCAAGAAGTTGGCACAAGCCTTAAAGTCACCGCATGCAGATCCGACGCTTGAGCTTTGGGACCGATACTCTTTAAACTCCGAGAACGCCCCTGGACTCACCAATCCCACATTAGCACAGTTGATGGTTTCTTCATCGCCAAGACCAAAGCCGAACGAAGCCAACCTCCGACGAGCAATAAGTTGTGGCCTAAACTGGCCAAAAAGGAGAAGAGTGGAGAGATCGACATCAGGAAGTCTCAACAGTGAGAAAGAGATGGAAGCCAAGTCTTCCTTGGTGACTGCTCTGCTCGATACGGTGACTAGTAGCATCAACGGGAACGATCagtctccttctcccaaAAAGAGGCGGATATGTGCCACTAGCACAGGCTCTCCGCGACCTAAGGCACCGTCTTCTGATTACGGCGATGATGATTTTGACGATTTTGACGACGATACCATAATGCAGCTCGAAGCGAGCATCAACGCGACCCAGCTGGATCACAAGGAAGAGCCTGAGCTCCCAGCCCAACCATTGGAGAGGAAACAGGACGAACCGGAGGCAGAAAAACCGGCAGACACCCCAGACAAGCTTGATGAGTTTGATGACTTGGACGATGACATCTTTGACGACGCTGAGGACCTCCTTACCTCTGTGGAACAGGCCCAAACCATTACCCCCGTGGACCCCGACCCAGATGACGAGTTTGGTGACCCCTTTGGCGGcgactttgactttgaggCCGTGGAACTCGCAGCAACCCAAGCAGTTAACTGCCCGGAC AGACGGAAAAAGACAATTCAGCGATACCTGGTGACGAATGTGTTGGAAGGAGAATATATGGAAGGGCATGCCCGACCGGAAAAG ATCCTTCTTATCCAAGCAGACAACTCCAAAGAGATGAGGACTCTCCATCTCAGGGGTTCGTGGTATGACACGCCAGCTCATCCGCAGGCTTACGTCCACGTTATTGGCAACTTTACACCAAGAGGGCAATGCATCATTGATGATGCCCATAACCTCCTTATTCTACACCCCGATCAGCTTATATCGGCAACCGTGGTGGCTGACTCTTTTGGTTGCATGCGTCGTGCTGTGCTTCAAGACCGAGTCAAAGCCACAAGTCCCCCAACGCCGCCACTTATCTATGGAACCATGCTTCACGAGATATTTCAAGAGGCACTCTTGGCCAACAGATGGGATCTCCCATTCTTGTGCTCGGTTATTGATCGAATCACGGACAAGCATGTCGAGGATCTATATACCATCAAGGTTGGTCTGGCATCAGCCAGAGAGCATCTTCAGTCAAAGATGAACGAGCTTAGTTACTGGGCTGGTGCTTTTGTCTCCTCCCAGCCAACAGAGGATGCTGTCATCGAGGATCGAAACGGAAAAAAGGCCAACATGGCTGTCACCAAGTTGCTGGATGTCGAAGAGCACGTCTGGTCACCAATGTACGGACTCAAAGGCAATATTGACGCGACAGTCGAAGTTGCAATGCAAGACGGTAAAGATTTCAAGACTTTGGCTGTCCCATTTGAAGTCAAAACTGGCAAACACGCAAACAGCAACCACATGGCACAGACTGCCCTTTATACACTTTTACTATCAGACCGGTACGACATTGAGATCGCTTACGGTATTCTTTACTACATGGAGACGTCGAAAACGATGCGCATCCCCGCTATCCGACATGAACTTCGGCACATGATTATGCAACGCAACCAGTTAGCATGCTACGTCCGAGAGAGAAGCGTTCAATTACCCCCGATGCTCAAGAGCAAGCACATGTGTGGAAAGTGCTACGCCAAGACATCGTGTTTCATCTATCACCGACTAGCAGACGACGGCGATGGGGAGTCTAGCGGGATGAATGAAAAGTTTGACGAACTGGTCAAGCACCTCACTCCAGACCACAAGGAATTCTTTGTCAAGTGGGAGAATCTTCTCAccaaggaggaaaaggagagCCAAAAAACAAAACGAGAACTCTGGACAATGACAAGCGCTGAGCGAGAAAAGAAGTCGCGGTGCTTTGGCGATGTCATTATTGAAGAGGGTTCAGCGTCTGTTGATACTGACAACCCAAAGATTAACCGCTTCCACTACACTTTTGTGAAGCAGAACCATCCCGCAGGATTCTCATTCCTCGAATCGGAGCTGACGGTTGGAGAGCCAATTGTGGTTTCTGACGAAGAGGGACACTTTGCGCTGGCCATTGGCTACGTCACGGCAGTCAAGAGACGAAGAATCAGCGTGGCGGTTGATCGAAGACTACACAATGCACGAATTCGACAACCAGGTTTCGACGAGAACGATAACCAGACCTTTGCTAGCATCATGGAGGTTGCCCACGAGGGAGCTACCCAGGATGAGACTCatggcaagatcaaggagccGCCAATCCGATACCGACTGGACCAAGATGAGTTTAGCAACGGAATGGCGACTGTCCGGAATAACCTAGTTCAGATGATGGCCGACGATATCTTTGGGTCGAGACAGATCCGACGACTTATTGTTGACCTCCAAGCCCCACGATTCAAGAGTGTTCCAACACAGTATACCATATCAGATCGAGACAGCCTCAACGTTGACCAGCACCGGGCCATCGAAAAGGTCATGAGCGCTCAAGACTATGCTCTCGTTCTGGGAATGCCGGGAACTGGCAAGACGACAACCATTGCCCACATCATCCGCGCTCTGACGTCTCAGGGGAAGAGTGTCCTCCTCACTTCGCACACCCACACGGCTGTCGACAATATTCTGCTCAAGCTCAAAGGAGACAAGATACCTATCCTCCGCCTCGGAGCCCCTGCCAAGGTGCATCCCGAAGTCCAAGAGTTTGCCATCCTTGCAGGGCAGCCTATGAAGACGTTTGACGAAATCAAGGATGCCTGGCACGGTACACCAATTGTCGGGACGACGTGTCTTGGTATCAACCATCCCATCTTTCACGAGCGTACTTTTGACTACTGCATCGTGGACGAGGCATCTCAAATCACCCTGCCAATTTGTGCTGGGCCTATCCGGATGGCTCGCACATTTGTCCTTGTGGGCGATCACAACCAGCTTCCTCCAGTTGTGAGAAACGAAGAAGCACGCGAAGGAGGCCTTGATGTCAGTCTGTTCAAGCTTCTCTCAGACACCCATCCGCAGTCGGTTGTCAACCTGGAACACCAATACCGCATGTGCGAGGATATCATGACTCTCAGCAACACTCTTATTTACAATGGCAAGCTCCGATGCGGCACGGAGAAGCTTCGCAAAAGAAAGCTCGACATTCCCAGAATGGACGCTCTCAAGCAGCGACACTATGATGCATCAACCTTTCACGCCGCCACTCCTCGATCGTTTTGCGCTGCACCGGGCCGATGCTGGCTATATGACCTCCTTGAGAGCGAAGCTCGCGTGCGATTCATCAACACCGACACTATTTTGCCACAGGTCCGCGAGGAGGCTCAAGGCAAGCGTATTGTCAACTCGGCTGAGGTCCGCATCGTTTCTCAACTGGTCGACAGTCTTTTGACAGTAGGAGTTCCGGAGTCCGAGATCGGTGTCATGACACATTACCGAGCGCAGCTATTCCTGCTCAAAGAAAAGCTCAAAGGGTATGCCGGAGTCGAGATGCACACGACAGACCGCTTCCAGGGACGAGACAAGGAGGTGATCGTTTTGAGTCTGGTGCGAAGCAACGAGGCCTGCAACATTGGCGACCTGTTGAAGGATTGGAGGAGAATCAACGTCGCCTTTACCCGCGCAAAGACGAAGCTCCTCGTGATTGGAAGCAAGACGACGCTCAaaggcagcggcagcgaGAATATGCTCAGCAGATTCATCTCGCTGATGGAGGATCGAAACTGGATTTATGACATGCCCCCTGACGGACTCGAGAACCACTATTTCGAGGACATGGGCACACAACTCACGACACACAGCCCACAAAAGAAGACGCCCAggaagggcaaggagaatCGGAGGCCATCACCCAGAAAGGCCAGGATCAGCGACAAGGCGTTATTAAAGGGGAAACTGATTACGAGGGATATCTTGAATGAAATGGCCAACGGCGCATATAGTTAG